The Daphnia carinata strain CSIRO-1 chromosome 1, CSIRO_AGI_Dcar_HiC_V3, whole genome shotgun sequence sequence GCCCTGTTCATTATGATACAATGTATCGTCGCAGTCCGCCTCCACAAAGGTTACCGACAGAACCCATCCCAAAGGATCGGAGCATATTCCGTGGACCTGGGGGCACGGTGATAGACCTAAATGAGCTTCAGAAAATTACCGTTGACATCCGTCGAAATCTGTCACGCGGTGCAGTCCCTGCATCGTATGGCCCGTTGAAATATGCATTCAATCCTGCAGACGTCATTCTTGTTCGAAGGTACTGAAGTACCAGAAAATTCATGGGAAAAGAAACTCATTCAGattttaatttaacaaaagacCTGGAGAAGGATCACATCCAATATTCGATCGCGAAGAGTTGAAACCGCGACCTGCGGAAGAAAGGGTAATAAAACTGGCAGCAGATTTTCCAGATAGAATGGAACGTGTACAACGGTCGCCTTCGCGAAGCCATGACCCATTCACTGGAGCTTCAGGTTCATCTTATCAGCAAGATAATCGATCCGTCGATGGAGACGGTGAAGGAGACTTGCGATTTCGTttgatggaaaagaaaagtagcGAGGAAAATAAGGAAAGGATGATTGTCGATCCGAATTATGTTCCGCAAGGCCGTTACTATTACGAGGTACTTTTGATCTGTACggatttgttattattattcttgttAGTAATCTATATCGTTGGTACTTCTTAATTTGCAGCATGATAATCGCGAAAGGTTCATGAACCGAGGACGCGGATTTGCTTTCCGCGGAAACACAAGGGGTAATTACAATTCAAATTTACAAGGTGGCAATAGTAGTGGAGCATTTCGTGGAAGCTATCGTGGTGGCAACGGCGGTCAGTACCGCGAAACATCTCGCGGCTCTTACAGAGGCAGTGAGTTTTTCTAgtcaaaagatttgtttttgtttttcttccaattAACAATCAACTTTGATTCAATCTCTTTCGTCGCTCTACTCCTTTGGGCTGAAATTAGAATTGCGTTCTCCCAACTGGCAACATGATTTGTTTGATACGGCGCCAGTGGATGATGGAAAACCAAGTAGTACGACGCAGATATGAAACGGTTAATGAACCATTCCCtttgaacacacacaaaatcatCCTTACCTTTCCCTTGACGTCAGCGTTGAAAGGCATGGTTGGCATCACATAACTACATTTACATAATGAAAAAGTTATGTACATCCCCACATCCCATTCGATTAAAGATTACAATGACGTTTATTCCACAAAACGGTGGTcacgttttttctttgcatgATGGAAGACAATGATGCATAATAAATATGTTTAGTTAATTAGATCTGACCGAGCTGTGGTCTCATTCAACTTTAAACCCATCAAGATGAGACTAACCATTGATTTGTCGTTGCTGGCAACTTCGATGTCTTGTTCATATTTCTGCATGGCTGCTGAGGGCCTCATACGTCCACCATAAATAAGATGTTGAATACCACTTAGTATTTTGTTGGTATTAGCAAATATGCTAAAGGGAGATAGGTTCTTCTTAGCATCGACCGCCGTCTCTGAAGTTCGAGTAGTGGAGGTACCGACTTTTTCTGGAAAACTTCCCTGTGGTTAACAACAGACGGCACgaatgcaattttaaaaagacAGTATTAGTGTGGTAGTTACGACACGCCATTCCATATGTGTTTCTCTTGAATTTCCATCCAGAATCAGTTACTTAAACCGTTAGAAAGACCTTGagaaggccttttttttcagaataagCACAACTTACTGTTTGACGTTGTGCAGATGTAACGGAAGTGAGGACGGGTGGAGACGGAGGCGTAGTTGTGGCCGGCAAATTAACTTTGGCATTCTTCGAAGTTGTTGGGTTATGGATTTTGGATAGGGGCACATACTTACAGCATACGAAATTTGCCCGCGAATTCGGATTGGCTTTGAACACGCCTTCGCAATGACCGCCTTTGGTGTCACTTTGAAAGCCGGGAACGAATTCACAGGAGCCACTTAGCAGGCAGAAACCCCCACCGTGTCCACATGTTGATACTCCGCCTTGGATTTCCAATTCATCTACAGGGATTATTCAAGATGGTTCTTTCAGTTCACTGGTTCATGACCGTCTGTTCAAAATTACTTACTGTAGGAAACTGATTCATCGACTGATGTTGTCGCAGGACTTGTAGCCACTACATCGGCAACAGAAGCAGGTGTAGTAGCTATTGTGGTAGTAGGATTAGTGGTGGATGCGAGCGAGTATTGACAACAGACAAAGGCCGCCTTTGGGTCGGATTCTTTTGACACGCCACTGCAATGGCCATTGTTTGCGTCGTTTTCAAAGCCCTGAACGAACGAGCAAGATTCACTGAGAATGCAGAAACCACTACCTTGACCACATGTAGATACACCGCCTTGAATTTCTACCACGTCTGCAGCGATTAAAGCAAATTAGTACTATTACGTACTTTATTTTTAGTTGAAGAATTCTAAAAATTACTAACTGTAGGAAACAGATTCTTCTGCTGGGGGTGATGGTGTAGTTGAAGCCGCAGTCGTCGGGTCTAAATATTTGCAACACACAAAATCCGCCTGCGGATTCACTTCGTCCTTCAAGCCACTGCAATGGCCACCTTCCGTGTCGCTTTCGAAGTTCTGAACTATTGAGCAAGAATCACTAAGTAGACAGAAACCACCGCCGTTACCGCACGTCGACACACCGCCTCGGATAACTAATAAATCTACAACGgtatacaaaaaaatgtgCTGGGTTATACACTTCATTTATTATAATAAATAGTAACTGGATTAATTTGTAAGAATTATTACTATACGAAGTGTTGTCATCAGAtggtggtggaggaggaggtTTGGTCTTGACGGTTGTCGGCGTAAGGGTAGTGGGGGCTGGCATGTATTTGCAACATACAAAATCCGCATGCGGATTAAAAGCATGTTTCAAGCCGTCACAATGACCTCCTTCTATGTCGCCCTCAAAATCTGTATCCACTAAACAAGAATTGCTCAGTAGACAGTAACCATCCCCGTGGCCGCACGTTGACACGCCTTGGATCACAAATAAACCTATGGTATTTAAAACATGGCTGTATACGTTTATCATTAACTATAAGAAAGCTTAAAATCATAATTTACCTGGATTTACGTGAGGTAGCGAAAAtggagaaacgaaaaaaaagttgctgAATACTGTAATTACAGCTAAAAGCTCCTTCCGACTTGCCATGATGTGCAATCACTCGTGCAGGTAAGAATATATGCACTAAGTGGCACAGCAACGATTCGGACGACAAGCGTAATGCACGCGTCAAACAATACTGAACTGGCTCTGTTGCTCTGGTTATGGTACTTGTACTTCCTGCTTTATTCTTCTACCTTctaccttttttctctttttggttACAGTCCTGTGACTCCGAAAATGACAACcgccctaaaaaaaaattttttacaaaagagaaaaaaaaatataaatatatacataaaaagacaaaaaaaaaagctgaaaaaagaaaaaggaatacgTGCCCCTTTTCCTTTGTAAGGAATCCAAGTCGTCATATGTGCCACACTTCAGTGGATTTCTTACTCGTCCCCTTTCTTTCTGGATGATTGTACTTTTTACCTATTTCTTATCGCTGGGAAGATTTtaagttctatttttttttcttaacgagTGAGCttaaagaaatcgaaaaactCGAACTTCCAAATGTTCTTTAATTCTGAAAGGAAAATGTGGTAGttagagaaattttttatgcATGGTCATATTTACTTCATTGATGCTTACCAAAGAATTCGATATTCTTGAGAGGGCACTTGGTTTGCATCTTGTAAGCAATAACGGAGTTTTGCTCCATGGGCTTGAAAATAGTTCGTTTTCTTAAGCTCCAGTGTACTCTACCAAAATTTGGTGGAAAACGTGACCCGATTTGGAAGCTATGCAGTGAAATGTATGTCACATCAAAAGAGGTGCGTCGTTTTGGGGACTTACTCTTTTCACCATAACACGGCAATAGCTTTCATGCAGGTGACAAGCCTTCAACTTTTTACGAAGAAGAATTACTGGCTGCTCTCACGACCAAAATCCCTGCTCACTGTACGACGCCTTATGGTGATAACATCCTAACGCTACATGGAGGCCCGAGGcgaaatctttttattttataggaATAGTGCTGAATCCTGCAGAATGTCGGATGCGAAAGTGGGAAGTTGTATACTCAGAAATTTCTCTGTTTAAAGTTGGCTGGCTTCTTTGTGAGATTCGGAACCCATATTGGCtgtagatgaagaaaaaagtagGTTACACACAAAACGTGAACTACTTCCAAATTGGTACGCAGAGCCATAACTGGGGTAAACAGCTATCAAAGAACGTCTGCTAAATAAATTTACAGCGTTTTGTATACCCATACAAactaatattattatttacgaAAACTAGAACGACCAACCATGTGACCTTTATGTAATCGCGTACGATATTAAATGGCGTACATGACTGGGCTGTATATATGGCAGTATGATCAAAGGAGAAGGCGTTTACAGATGAGATTCagtaaacaaaacacaaagcCAACCTGGGGTGTGAAAGTGATTGATTCAGAGGGGAAAACATATGTCTGTGCCTCCTCCTAAATAAGGAGAAAAAGCTTAACTTGTAAGTTCAGAAATATGGAGAAAACCACAAATAGGCCTACGATTCTAAAGAACAACGGAATTCGTACCTAACGCTCCGGTAGCACTTAGCAGGCACGGCATCCCGACCATGCTGAGCTTTCAGATTGCTTCTAATGAAGTTCATGGGTGAATGCCATCTTGCCATGTTTCCTTCTCACTAGTagattttttcgttttgtttttccgtttgtttccgtaatttcaatattttataGGCAACCCAGAATACAATTCTCATAGTTTTTTAGTGGATTACTCGGTTATTGTTTATTGATTAACAAAGCTATATTTCCCATCTGGCATCCCCGCCTTTACCTATCGATGATCGTTTAGATCGCTACGGAATCGCTTCTTCGATTGAGACCTCTAGAGACGACGAGTGGTTTACAGACCGCCATTGGATTTTAGTGTAAAAGCACGAACGAGAAGTAACAAAATGTCTGCACTAAGAAACGGAGCAATGCAGGTCCGCAACATTATGACATCGGCTATTCGCCCATCAGGCATCCCAGGCGGTATCCCTGCTTCGGTAAGTTTAACGTGGAATCTCTAAAACAATTAATCTGCACTTGAAGCGATTCGATAGGCATACGTTCGAATACTTATTTGAAATTAAGAAATCTTAATTGCATGATCTTATTATATAATGACGTTTATTTTCATTAGAGTCTCCCCTTCTCTGTTACCAATCGGTACAAGCTGACTGCTTACTTTATCCTCTTCTTTGGCAGTGGATTGGCTGCACCATTCTGGCTGGTGCGACACCAATTGTTGAAAAAGTGAATAATAGATGGTAATGTTGTAGTGGCATAGTTCCATTGTTTGGTTacataaatgattttgtttgttttttctatagacAACCTTACAATGGTGTGGAACCATCTCAGCATCATTCTCAAGACTTGGTAGATCAAGATTTATGTACagtcaaataaaaatacactCAGTGTAACATTCATTTGGATACATTGAtctaaaaaaaggaaacaggcTTTTAATTGTACATTTTAACTGAACATTAACAGTCTGAGTAGTTGAATTTGCTGTATGAAGGCAATCAAAAAGGGcactttgaagaaaaattcacAAATATCTATTGAAACCTGGAtgtttcaatttcaaacatCTTTAATTGACATGATAACAGAGGTCTGTTGTCCAGAATCTGCAGGATGAGGTACAATTGTAACACTTTGATTATTCAATGCCATACCAGTTTCCACTTGAGGAACCATAATGAGTGAAGGATGTGTAGGTTTACTCCTTGTTAAAATAGGCAAAGGTGTTGGATTCTGATTTGAAGAGTTGAGTATGATTATTTGACGCGAGGTTGATATATTCGAAACAGTTGAATTAAAATTCGCGGATGTTGGGGCGGTTACACCATTTGGTTTGCTTCCAGGGGCCAAACCATCAGTACCTAAAAAAGTAAACACAAACACATTTAATAACTcagtaaaacatttttatcCATAGGGAacaataacacaaaaaattacTATTGTTCATGGTAGCATGCTGCTGCTGACACATTGCAAGGGTGACAGGGCAATCTTTGTGAGCTAAAAGTTGTAGTTTTAGCTGGGCTACTTCACTTCGTAAAGACATAACTTCATTCTGAAGTAATCGATTGGCCGTGTTCATAACAGTTGTTTTGGCTTCCAGATTTGTTacccatctttttcttttttgtcgaGAGCGGAAAGCAGCAGCCCTAAACAAAGCAATAAGTATACATTGTAAAGTGGAAACTTAACTTCCTCCGATACCGATTCCGTTCCAAGAAACGCCTACGTTTTTCGCTTTCCTCTTCATCTAAGTCCTGATCAGATGCTGAATTATAACTACGGCGTCTATTTTTTCTCTGTGTAGAATCAACAGCCTCCATAACCTAAGAACTTTCAAACATGAGTGGAAACTAGCATACTTGAGTGCTATGACATGTAAAAATACCGTATCCGAGTTAGGTAGTAGCTCTGTATCAGTGCCACTTGCGTCACTGGTACCACAAGTG is a genomic window containing:
- the LOC130692482 gene encoding uncharacterized protein LOC130692482 isoform X1 encodes the protein MASRKELLAVITVFSNFFFVSPFSLPHVNPGLFVIQGVSTCGHGDGYCLLSNSCLVDTDFEGDIEGGHCDGLKHAFNPHADFVCCKYMPAPTTLTPTTVKTKPPPPPPSDDNTSYNLLVIRGGVSTCGNGGGFCLLSDSCSIVQNFESDTEGGHCSGLKDEVNPQADFVCCKYLDPTTAASTTPSPPAEESVSYNVVEIQGGVSTCGQGSGFCILSESCSFVQGFENDANNGHCSGVSKESDPKAAFVCCQYSLASTTNPTTTIATTPASVADVVATSPATTSVDESVSYNELEIQGGVSTCGHGGGFCLLSGSCEFVPGFQSDTKGGHCEGVFKANPNSRANFVCCKYVPLSKIHNPTTSKNAKVNLPATTTPPSPPVLTSVTSAQRQTGSFPEKVGTSTTRTSETAVDAKKNLSPFSIFANTNKILSGIQHLIYGGRMRPSAAMQKYEQDIEVASNDKSMVSLILMGLKLNETTARSDLIN
- the LOC130692482 gene encoding uncharacterized protein LOC130692482 isoform X2; the protein is MASRKELLAVITVFSNFFFVSPFSLPHVNPGLFVIQGVSTCGHGDGYCLLSNSCLVDTDFEGDIEGGHCDGLKHAFNPHADFVCCKYMPAPTTLTPTTVKTKPPPPPPSDDNTSYNLLVIRGGVSTCGNGGGFCLLSDSCSIVQNFESDTEGGHCSGLKDEVNPQADFVCCKYLDPTTAASTTPSPPAEESVSYNELEIQGGVSTCGHGGGFCLLSGSCEFVPGFQSDTKGGHCEGVFKANPNSRANFVCCKYVPLSKIHNPTTSKNAKVNLPATTTPPSPPVLTSVTSAQRQTGSFPEKVGTSTTRTSETAVDAKKNLSPFSIFANTNKILSGIQHLIYGGRMRPSAAMQKYEQDIEVASNDKSMVSLILMGLKLNETTARSDLIN
- the LOC130692483 gene encoding uncharacterized protein LOC130692483 isoform X2, giving the protein MMRPRSRSRGGKSSAYQRSRSRSPFFTREKHNRYPSKPYRGNSYHHHGRPEDVRRREEYNRPAHNSPRRSPCPYKPRSRSHSPSPGVHHQNSHNVRKGEFNNDTRRDQSPVHYDTMYRRSPPPQRLPTEPIPKDRSIFRGPGGTVIDLNELQKITVDIRRNLSRGAVPASYGPLKYAFNPADVILVRRPGEGSHPIFDREELKPRPAEERVIKLAADFPDRMERVQRSPSRSHDPFTGASGSSYQQDNRSVDGDGEGDLRFRLMEKKSSEENKERMIVDPNYVPQGRYYYEHDNRERFMNRGRGFAFRGNTRGNYNSNLQGGNSSGAFRGSYRGGNGGQYRETSRGSYRGKLRSPNWQHDLFDTAPVDDGKPSSTTQI
- the LOC130692483 gene encoding uncharacterized protein LOC130692483 isoform X1; the encoded protein is MMRPRSRSRGGKSSAYQRSRSRSPFFTREKHNRYPSKPYRGNSYHHHGRPEDVRRREEYNRPAHNSPRRSPCPYKPRSRSHSPSPGVHHQNSHNVRKGEFNNDTRRDQRSPVHYDTMYRRSPPPQRLPTEPIPKDRSIFRGPGGTVIDLNELQKITVDIRRNLSRGAVPASYGPLKYAFNPADVILVRRPGEGSHPIFDREELKPRPAEERVIKLAADFPDRMERVQRSPSRSHDPFTGASGSSYQQDNRSVDGDGEGDLRFRLMEKKSSEENKERMIVDPNYVPQGRYYYEHDNRERFMNRGRGFAFRGNTRGNYNSNLQGGNSSGAFRGSYRGGNGGQYRETSRGSYRGKLRSPNWQHDLFDTAPVDDGKPSSTTQI